In the Fimbriiglobus ruber genome, GTCGGTAGGTTTTTACGCGGCCAACGTTTTGGGGGTTGCCGCCGGTCGTGTCCTCGGGTGGGTGGCCCAGAACCCGTCCCAGAACGCGGGGCCACTTTGGTAGATGGCCCGCAACGCGGCGACGGCCGCGGCCCCGTTCACCGTCCACCGCATCCCGGCTCCCTTCAACCGGGCTCCGACGACTTTACACCCGGCTTCCGTCGGTCCACTCCCGAGGTCGTACCCGGCCGCACGGTACGCCGGGTAATCGGTCCGGTGAAGGGTTCCGTCGAAGTACCCGAGGAGTAATCGCCGGGCCTCGTCGGCCGCGTCCCCCGACGGCAACGGCTGGTCCCGAATCCACGCCACGAACCCGGCCCCACCGCGGTCGTACAACGTGCCCTTGGCCCGGTCCACCCACGACTCCCGCGTGGCCTCGTCGGCCCACACCGCCCGGGCATACGTGTGGAGGTGTTCGACCGCGTGATACCAGTCCAGGATGCACAACAACCCGTCGTCGAAATGCCGCCGTAATCCGGCTTCCAACCCGTTCCCGGCGTCCGACACCGCGATCACCCGGTCGACGCGGCCGAACCCGCGGGCAATGGCCCGCTGACGCAACCCCGCACACACCTGGTCGAGGTTCCAATCCGTCACGTACTCGGTCCCCGTCTTGTCCGGCGTGTACACCAGCCCGATGTACAGCATCCGGCTGTCCGCCTGCGTTCCGTCCGGGTGTTGGATCGGGACGCGGAACGCATCCAACCCGAGATACCCGATCGTCGTCGTCTGGTCCGGGGCGGTGAAATCCCAGGCCGGTTGGGGCGGGGACGGGACCACCACGCTCCCCGCCCGGGTCCGGGCGATCCACTCCTGGCCGGCCCGCTCGGTCGCCCGCCAGACGGTCCCGGCCGACACCCGCCGACCGGCGAATCGGCGGAGCAAGTCGTCGGCCCCGTCGGCGAACGAGGCCAGCACTCCGGCCAAGGTGACCAACGGCCGGAACCCCGGGCTGAGGGCGTCGGCTTGCAGCCCCAGGGTGGCGTCGGCCGGACACGTCCCGGTCTGACACGCCCGGCAGTGGTAGTACGCTCGGGACACGTCGACATCCCCGGTCAAGGTCACGATCCGGCGGGACCGCCAGGCGTGGAACCGGGCGTCCGCCCGGCACTCCGGGCACACGATGCTCGACCCCTGGTACCCCCTTTTTTCCGGGCCTCGAGCCCGGTCTGGTGGGCCGTCGTGGCCAGGTCATGGGCGGCGTCCCGGAGCCGATACTCGATGTCCCCGAACAGTTCGGTGTCCGGGCGATCGACCAACTGCTCGGCCATCCGCCGGAGAGCGTCCTCGGCCGCCGGGCGGAGTTGGGTCAGAAGAGCCTCGATACGGGCGTGGCGGTCGGGAGTCGGAGACATGGTGCCCATCCTGGTCGGAATGTCCGGCCCGGTCACGAGTTCGGGCCGCTTCCCCGAACGTACCCGACACCCATCCATTTTGCACCCACTAACTTGGAACACCCCCGTGACGATCCTCCGTGTGCTAAAAAGTTCCTTACGGAACCACGAAGGATCGTTATGATGACATTCCCCAAATCCGACGGATCGGCAAGGAACTCCACGCCTTTCTCGGGCTCTTCCGCGACTGCTTTCGTTCCCGGCCAGGGTTCGCTCTGGGATGCGTCTATGTCCAGGGATTACTCTCGGATCTGGGGCGCAAGACCGCGGAAACCATGGCCCTGAAATTCGGTACGAAACCGCGAACGCTTCAGCGTTTGCTCGAATCGATCCGGTGGGACGGCCCCGCTCTTCGCGACCGCTGCCAACAACTCATCGCCCACGAACATGCGCATCCCGAAGCGATTGGCTGCATTGATGAATCGGGAACCGCCAAGAGCGGTCATCACACCGTCGGCGTAACGCGACAGTGGTTGGGAAGTCGTGGCAAGGTCGAGAACGGAGTGGTCGGGGTTCATCTGAGCTACACCGCCCCCGGGTTTCGCGGCCTGCTCGATAGCGAACTCTATCTCCCCAGGACTGGGCGGGGGATCCCACGCGCCGAAAAAACACTACGTCCCGGACACGGTGGTCTTTCGCACCAAACCGGAAATCGCCCTCGCTCTGGTCGACCGCGCGCGGGCCAACGGCGTCCGCGTCCGCGCCTGGACGTGTGATGAGTTGTACGGACGTTCGTCGGCGTTTCTGGACGGCCTGGACCAACGCGGTCAGGTGTTCGTGGCCGAAGTGCCGACGAATTTCCACGGTTGGATGACGAAACCGCGGGTGCTTCGGAAGGGACCGACCCGCCCACGTCGGGGCCGCCCGAAAACGTACCCGCGGTTGGCGGCGAAGGCCTCGTCGTGCGAGGTGGGAAATCTGCTGCGGTATTCGCCGGTGTTTCGCCGACAGGCCTGGCGGCGTTATCGGGTCAAGGATACCACCCGTGGCCCGGAAGTCTGGGAGGTGAAATGGGCGGCGTTCGGGCGGAAAGCCGACGACGGCTTACCGAGTCGTCGGCAGTGCCTGATGGTGATCCGGAACGTCGTGACCGGGGACGTGAAATACTTCGTATCGAACCGCGTGCCGGGAGACCCGGGGATTTCCTTGCGGTTCCTGCTGCGCGTGGCGGTGAGTCGCTGGTCGGTGGAGGATTGCTTTCGCCAGGCCAAGGAGGAATTGGGCTTGGATCATTACGAGGTACGCGGTTGGCGGTGCGTGCATCGTCATTTTTACCTGACGCAACTGAGTCAGTTGTTCTGTGCCCGGTTACGGCAGACGTTCGCGGCTCAGAACGCCCGCGACGATTCGTTGGAACCACTCTCGGTGGAGGCCGTGCGGCGAGCGGTCAACGCGTGGTTGCAAGCCACAACGACGCCGACGAGCAAAACCGAGCGTCTGCAGAAGGAACTGAACGAGCAGCGGTACTACGAAAAGCGCCGGAAACAGGCGTGTCTGTCGCACACGAAAACGCGAAAGAAGCGGTTGAAAGAGCTTGGCATCGACCCCGACAGGATCCGAAGTTGCCTGCCTCCGTCGGATGGCTAATTTGTACTCAATGCCTTGTCTTTACTGGCATAATGACGTTGCCACCGAAAAAGTGGCGCTGTCCAATTAAACAAGCGGGTTTTCTTACACATTTCGCACATTGATTCAGTCGACGAACTCCTCCGGAGCCCGCTATGGGTCGGGCCGGCATCATGACGCGATTCGTAACTCCTGCCTCCCTTCCACCCCGTGACTCATTCGGCGTTTTCACGGATCGGGACATCCAGATCCCGACATCGATTCGCCCGGTCCTACCGCCGCAACCGATCGACCAGTCGGAAGAAGATCGCCAGGTGCGGATTCCAACTCAGCAGCCGGAGGATCAACCGTCGCCCGGACGTCACGACCTGGCACGGCAACGACACGAATGCGTTCACGAATGTCGGGAACTCCCACCGCAGCACCTGCCGCTTCTCATCCCGGTGCCGATCCCGCCACCGGCCCGTCGTGTCCGGTAGCATCAGCGCCCACCACGCCTTGAGAGACCACGCCAGGGCCGTCATCACCATGTACGCCCAGTTGCTCGCCAGCGTGTCCGTCGGGGCCGACAGAGCCCGCACCCCGCCCTTCAGCTGGGCGATCCGGTTCTCCTGGTGGCACCGGTCGTTGGCCGAGAAGACGATCTCCGCCGGCGTCCACTCGCGCTCGTTCGTGATGTAAAAGAAGTACCGTGTCTCGTCGAACAACGCGCGCTGCCCTTTCGTCCGCTCGATGGTCTTGCGGACGACCACCATCCGGTACTCCCGATCGCACGCGGTCGGGCGGTACACGAATTCGGCCACGTCCTCGGACTGGAGCCGCAGGGTGTCGTATTCCCGGTCCCGGACGATCCCGTCCCGGATGTCGGCCGGCTTCTGCCGAGCCGCGGTGGCGACCGTGTACCGGGCCGGACGGGTCAACCGCTGCCACGCGGCCGCCGGCAGTTCCTCGGCCCGCGCGACCAGGTTCGGTTTGGCGTCGTACCCGAACACGAATCGCAGGTTGGCGATCGCGTTCCATCCGTCGAGGTACTCGGTCTGTGAGAAGTCGGTGTCCCCGCGGAACAGAACCCGACGGAACCCGGCCTCCAGGCACAGAGTAGCCGCCCGGGTCAATTCGGCGGCCGCGCCCTCGTGCGACGGGCGGTTGCCGGGTCGGTTGACGAGGCTCAGAACCTCCCCGGTGTTGGCCAGGGAAACGATCAGCGGGTGGTATCCCCACCGCCCGTCGTACGTGATGTCCTGGCCCTGTTTGGACCGCCCGGCGGTCTCCACGATCGTGCCGTCGGCGTCGACGACGGCCAGGTCGAAGAAGGCGTCGGGTTGCTCGGCCCAGACGCGGCGGCGGGTGCGATCGAAGGCGTCGAGGAGGGCGCGGACATCCGCCTCCTCGAATCGTCGGCAGAAGTCGCCGGCGGTTGTCGGATCGGGTATGCGGACGGCCCCGAGGGCGTCGAGGACGGCTGTGTCGTTGCGAAGGCGGTCGATGTCCTGCAGGCAGGTTCCGCCGCACAGGGCGTTGTACGCGAGGGTCAGGACGTGGTCGGATTCGTGGTACGGGAGGTGGGTCTTGAGGACGTGGACGGCGTCATCCATGTCCCCCACGAGGCCGATGCGGGCGACGAGTTGGTGGATGAGTCCGATGCCCCCGCAGGGAATGGCGCGGGCCTTATCGGCGACCTCGTAGTGAATCGTGTGGTCCGAGAGGACGGGCCGGGCCGGCGATCCGCCGGACCGCTTATTGAGACGGCGCTCGAGACGCGTCTTGTGTTTGCGGAACCAACGCTGGAAAATGGTTTTCACTTGAAATCCTCTTGTGGGGCGGCGGTTCGGGTCGTGTGGCCATGATCAAAACAGCCGAAACGCAGGGGGATTTCAAGCTTTTCCCACTTCCCTCAAAAAATCATGGCTCGTAGTTCGCTTGGTTAAGGACTAAGGAAAGGGGTAGAGTTTCGGAAAAAAGAATTTCTGGAGGTGCTCGCGTAACGCTTGCATGTCACGGAACGTGCTGGGTACGAACAGTTGTCTTCCGAACCCCAGGGGTCAGTTTGACCTCAACACTCCTCCAAGCTCCAAGACCCGCTGAGAGAGTCTTTATCCTTGCTCAATGCGGTAAAGCCGCAAATCGCTGCCGCACGCGATCGCGAGCGTCATGGTGGCTGGGTGCCAGGCATACGGCGTGATGGCGTTGCTCGGGATCTCCGGCACCCAGCCCAAAACAACACCGCCGCCGTCGTCCGTCGCGTCGTCGGATTGGCGATTTGAAGACACGCACGGTTGTTTCCATCGAACGATCAGCCGCCGCGCCAAGGTGTCGCTTCTCCGTCTCAGGTAACACCACCCCCATCCGTTCCAGTTCTGCTATCAGAAATTCGGGATCTTCACCTGACACGAGGGAAATCATGAACTCGGGTTGGCCCCGACCGATTTTGGCAATGTGGCATAGGGTTCGGGCATCCCAAACTCGGATGGTGTGCGGACGGTGCGACATCGATCGCACGTCGGATTCGCCGGTAACGATGAACCTTCCGTCGATCGAGAATTTGGCGAGCGTGACTGGAAAACAATGCTCACAAAGAATTCCCGAATTCCCCTGCAGCGCCCGGTCTCGACTTCCCAGAGCCTGGCCGTGTAGTCGGTCGGATCTTTGGGTACTTGCGGCCGGCCCCGGTCAGGACCAGTCGTCCATCCGGCGAAAACCAGACCGTCCGAATCAGACACTCGTGGCCGTCTAGTGTCGCGATGGGCACCCCTGACTCAACGTCCCAGATGCGCGGCGGATCATCCCAAGAGGTCGTCACGACCCGTCGGCCGTCGGGACTGAACTCGACGATGCGGATCTCTTGAGTGTGAGAAATGATCGGCTTCGTGTCCTGAACTCGGGAGCCGTCCCACGCCTGGACCTCACCGTCCCAGCAAACGGTGAAGATGATTCGCCCATTCGCGTCCGCACACGATCCCACGACCGCGGCCGACTGTCTTTCGAGGTTTGTGATCGGAACGCTGGTGTCGGTGTCCCACACGAATGCCGAATGCTCGGAGCCGTGTAGCCATCCGCCCGAGCAGCTCAGTATTCGACCGCCATCGTTGATGAATCGAACGGAATTCACCTGCTCACGGTGCCCTCGTAAGACGACAGCGTCTCGCTGGGCGCGGAGATCCCAGTGGTAGACTAGGGCTCGCTCGGCTTGGTAATCGGGCCAAGAATCGAACTTCAGGCCTGAGTCGTACAAGTGCAATTCGTTAACACCCGTGCCGGCAAGAACGCGATTCCCACGGATATCGACGGTGTTGACCGGCGCGGCAAGCTCAGAGAATCGCCGTTGGATTGTCCCGTCCCCCGCATTCCAAACCACCACGCCCGCATCGTCGCCCCCGGATACGACGAGATCGCCCGACCAGGCGACGCCGCGAACGAACTTCGCGCCGTGACCCTCCGCAAGCCATTTCACCGTGCCATTCTTTGCCGCCACCACCTGAACTCGACCACTCTCAAGACCGAGGGCCAGAAAGTTACCGTCGGGAGAAAAGCACACGCGGTGAAACGCATCCTTTTCGGGCGCGCTGATCTGTAAGGCGTCCCCGGTTATGCCCCCGTCTTCATCGACGCCTTGAACTACGCATGTTTCACCAAAGACGAATGCGAGCGCTCCCCCGTCCGCCGTGGCGGCGAGGTCGAAGGGGGCCGATTGGAGCGGGAGAAAGTCCATCCGTCCGACGATTGGGAGCCAGACGCACGCACCCTTCGGCCTGTCCGTCCCGCCGCCTCCCGCCAAGGCCACCGGCGACCCGTCCCCGGCGCACGCGATACAGGTCGTGTTGGTCAGAGGGCCACGGATTGCGGCCCTGCTCGCGGACCCGAGACCTTGTGCGGGAGGGCGAAGCGAGCGGAGCCAGCGAAACTCGGGCGTAATCCTCGCCTTGTCCTGACGCCACTGATTGATCAATCGCGAAAGTTCGCCCGAGCGGGGAGCCGAGGCTTCACCCGGGTTGGCAAGATGACGACCGATTTCGGGGCTGTCCGCCCACCACCCGGTGTTCCACAGGCATTGGAATAGGGCGGTCGCATGCCGTCGGTGAAACACATGAGTTCGGTCAAGCACTTCGGCAACTCGCGACACATCTGCTCGGCGAGAGTGTGCCACTGGGAGGGCACGCTCTTGACGTCTGAACTCGGCCAAAAGGTCGATCACGGCGGTGCTACTCCAGAGGGTCTCTCCTGATCTCCAGGAACTTCAAGGCCGAACCGCCCTGCCAAATCACGAATCGAGTCGGGGTGACGGCTAGGATCCGCCGTCCCCTGCCGGGCCACCAGCCGATGAGGGAATGCTCGCGATAGTTGACACTATCCTGCCAGTTGTCGCAGAGTCGGAATTATGGCTTTCAGTCGCACGGAGGCTGAAACAGAAATTGTGCCGCGTAGCGACACCATCTCGGCCCTACTACTTCCTGGGGCGGATTGGGGTAGTTTCCCTCCTATAGACTTGTAAGGCTGAGCCGCCTCTGGACGGATCACTTTCTCGTTGAGTTTCCTAGGGTATCTTCAACGGTAACGAGTTCAATCGCGGCCCCCCTGCATACCGCCCATACAGGGAGGGAAGGGTGAGGCACGCGCCAGCCGTGAGGAAGATACGCGATCTCGCAGGCCGTCCCCGTGCTGAGGAGGGCGAGGTTGAGCGGGTGTGTGGGGCTGGCTTCTAGGGCGAAGCGAGATTGCTGCTCATTGGACAACTGAAATCTGTACCGGGCTCTGCCGACCTCCCACTCCTCGCGGAGTACCGGAATGGGTGAAGTGAACTCGGGAATATCGTGGTGGCAGACGGAGTTCGCCAACGCCTCGGCCCGTGCCGATTCGTCCAGATAAAGCGCGTTTACGTCCATGAGATACCACTGTCGACTGGTCCCGATGAGCAGGCGATTCCCTTTGTCAACAAACGCCACATATCTCACGCCGCCGATCCCGACCCGACAAACCTCCCGGCCGCTGTCGAGTACCCAGAGATGCACAAAGGTGTTTGTGCCGGCCGCTAGAAACCGGTCGTCCGGGGAAAAGGCCAAACAGTCCTTCGGGTTCTGCCCGTAAATGTCGGCCGGGCTTTCCAGATTCCGAAAGGAGCCGTCCCAGCAAGCGAACAAGCCCACACTATAACGCAAGGACACCCCGACATGGTTTCCGTCGTTGGAGAAGCTTAAGTGGTCAATCTCGTGACCCAAGTTGACCTCCCGGCACATTGCCTGGCCGTTATCGGTGAAAATATGTTTCAAGTTTCCCTTGGGATCACCGCTGACGAAGCCTTGTGTCGGGTGGACGGCAATCGCGCTGATTTGGGCCGAATGCAACGGGACGACTGCCGTAGTGGTCCCTGTTGACGTGTTCATAAGTCGGACGCGGCCTTCCGCGTCACCGACGTAAAGCGTTTCCCCGTCGGCGGAGAACGCGATGGCGTGAATCCACGCCTCATCGGGGCGTTTCCAGGTCTTGTCCCACGAAGAGAGCTCGAGCCCTTGTCGCAATTCCTCGGTCACCCGCTGCCGGCCGTCGGCGAGAGAGTTCAGGAGCTCTAGGTCCACACAATAGACCGTCTGATCCAGTGAGCCGAGCGCGACGGCCCCCCGGATGGGGATGTAAGCGATCGAACGCATGACCCGCGCCCCGCATTGAAGGAAACCCATGCGTGCCATGCTGAGCACGTCGCGCACGGCAAGGCGGTTTATCGACGCGAGATAAAGCGTCGGTGGTGACCTACTTCCGTTGCACAGCCGGGTAGGTCATCCATTCGCTCACCGACCACACATGATCGGTGAGCCCCGCCGCCATCGCTGGGGTCCGCTTCTGCCATCGTCCGTCCGCATCGCGGACCCGGAGGGTGCGGACCGGCCAGCAGAAGTTGTAACTGTAATGGCTGAGCATCGTGGCCGCCCGGTGCGTCTCCCAGTCCTTCGAGAACGCATACGTCTTTCGCACCTTCCGACTACACCGATTCCGGTCCGTCCCGTTGTGCCGCTCGACGAAGCAGGTGTTGACCACCCGGCTGACGGTCGAGACCGCTAACGCCAGAGCGACGGCCAACATCGTCCCGAACACCACCCGGGTGTCGACCTGGACCACCCGCCCGTTCTCCCGGACCTTGTGAACGGTCGCGTACGTGACCTCTGGCGGTAACACCGTCCGCGGTCCCGGTGGGCGACCCGGGCGACCCGTCGGGGGCG is a window encoding:
- a CDS encoding transposase — its product is MGGGSHAPKKHYVPDTVVFRTKPEIALALVDRARANGVRVRAWTCDELYGRSSAFLDGLDQRGQVFVAEVPTNFHGWMTKPRVLRKGPTRPRRGRPKTYPRLAAKASSCEVGNLLRYSPVFRRQAWRRYRVKDTTRGPEVWEVKWAAFGRKADDGLPSRRQCLMVIRNVVTGDVKYFVSNRVPGDPGISLRFLLRVAVSRWSVEDCFRQAKEELGLDHYEVRGWRCVHRHFYLTQLSQLFCARLRQTFAAQNARDDSLEPLSVEAVRRAVNAWLQATTTPTSKTERLQKELNEQRYYEKRRKQACLSHTKTRKKRLKELGIDPDRIRSCLPPSDG
- a CDS encoding IS1380 family transposase, whose amino-acid sequence is MKTIFQRWFRKHKTRLERRLNKRSGGSPARPVLSDHTIHYEVADKARAIPCGGIGLIHQLVARIGLVGDMDDAVHVLKTHLPYHESDHVLTLAYNALCGGTCLQDIDRLRNDTAVLDALGAVRIPDPTTAGDFCRRFEEADVRALLDAFDRTRRRVWAEQPDAFFDLAVVDADGTIVETAGRSKQGQDITYDGRWGYHPLIVSLANTGEVLSLVNRPGNRPSHEGAAAELTRAATLCLEAGFRRVLFRGDTDFSQTEYLDGWNAIANLRFVFGYDAKPNLVARAEELPAAAWQRLTRPARYTVATAARQKPADIRDGIVRDREYDTLRLQSEDVAEFVYRPTACDREYRMVVVRKTIERTKGQRALFDETRYFFYITNEREWTPAEIVFSANDRCHQENRIAQLKGGVRALSAPTDTLASNWAYMVMTALAWSLKAWWALMLPDTTGRWRDRHRDEKRQVLRWEFPTFVNAFVSLPCQVVTSGRRLILRLLSWNPHLAIFFRLVDRLRR
- a CDS encoding WD40 repeat domain-containing protein, coding for MDFLPLQSAPFDLAATADGGALAFVFGETCVVQGVDEDGGITGDALQISAPEKDAFHRVCFSPDGNFLALGLESGRVQVVAAKNGTVKWLAEGHGAKFVRGVAWSGDLVVSGGDDAGVVVWNAGDGTIQRRFSELAAPVNTVDIRGNRVLAGTGVNELHLYDSGLKFDSWPDYQAERALVYHWDLRAQRDAVVLRGHREQVNSVRFINDGGRILSCSGGWLHGSEHSAFVWDTDTSVPITNLERQSAAVVGSCADANGRIIFTVCWDGEVQAWDGSRVQDTKPIISHTQEIRIVEFSPDGRRVVTTSWDDPPRIWDVESGVPIATLDGHECLIRTVWFSPDGRLVLTGAGRKYPKIRPTTRPGSGKSRPGAAGEFGNSL
- a CDS encoding WD40 repeat domain-containing protein; the encoded protein is MTEELRQGLELSSWDKTWKRPDEAWIHAIAFSADGETLYVGDAEGRVRLMNTSTGTTTAVVPLHSAQISAIAVHPTQGFVSGDPKGNLKHIFTDNGQAMCREVNLGHEIDHLSFSNDGNHVGVSLRYSVGLFACWDGSFRNLESPADIYGQNPKDCLAFSPDDRFLAAGTNTFVHLWVLDSGREVCRVGIGGVRYVAFVDKGNRLLIGTSRQWYLMDVNALYLDESARAEALANSVCHHDIPEFTSPIPVLREEWEVGRARYRFQLSNEQQSRFALEASPTHPLNLALLSTGTACEIAYLPHGWRVPHPSLPVWAVCRGAAIELVTVEDTLGNSTRK